The genomic window AGCTATGAATCCTTTAAATGCTTTTCATCAAAAAATAAAAAATATAAACGAAAACAACCTAGATACTAGAATTGAATCCAAAAGCAGTAAAGATGAAATTGATCTTATTGCTGATGAATTTAATTTTATGATGGATCGTATTGAAATTTCCTATCAAAGACAAAAAGAGTTTACTGCAAATGCTTCGCACGAATTAAGAACACCGCTTTCCAGAATGACATCTCAGATTGAGAATGCCGTTTCCGATCCTGATATTAGGCCTAAAAGTAAATCTTTCTTAAATGCATTATTGACTGATGTTAATCATTTAAGTGAATTGATTAACTCCTTATTAATTCTTTCGAAAATTGACAACAGTGAAGCAGACAACCATGAAGTTCAACGATTGGATGAAATTTTATTTTCGTCTATTGAAAAAATAAACAAGACTTTTCCCGATTTCGTTATTCTTTTTGAAATGGAAGAAAGCGATAATCTTGATACGGCTTTAGAAATCAATGGAAACAAAAATCTACTTGAAATTGCTATTACCAATGTTTTAAAAAACGCTTATATTTATTCGGATAATAAACAAGCTCAAGTTAAAATTAGTACTGAGGATAATCTGCTCCTTTTATCTATTTCAAATTCAGGACGTACCTTAAGCGACTTTGAGCAGCAAAATCTTTTTCAGCCTTTTATGCGCGGCGAAAATGCCAAAGGAATAACTGGTTTTGGACTTGGACTTCGTATTGTAAATAGAATCCTTAGCCTTCATAATTCTAATATAACGTACAGTATTCCAAGTGACAGCGTGAATTTATTCCGCATTACTTTTCATAACTAATTTTTTTTTAAGGTTTTTTTAAGGTAGATTTTAAGGTGTCTTAAAGTCCGCAGATAGCATATTTGTATTAAATAAATTTGATACAATGAAAAAATTATATGCATTCTTACTATTTGCATTCCTTAATCAGGTAGTCATGGCTCAAAAAACAGTTACTCTTCAAGACTGTGAAAGCCAATTCTTAAAAAAGAATCTTTTTTTACTGGCATCGCAATACAACATCGATGCCTCAAAAGCATTAACTATTCAGGCTCGTATCTGGGATAATCCCACAATTTCAGCAGAATTAAATGCCTATAATCCTGAAAGAGATAAGTATTTTGATATTGGTAAAGATGGACAGAAAGTCTTTGCAATCGAACAGCTGATTTATCTTGGAGGTAAAAAAAGAAATGAAGTAAAACTAGCTCAAGCAAATGAAAAGCTGGCAGAACTTCAATTCAATGATTTACTACGCAATTTAAAATTACAGCTTCGCAAAAGTTTTTTTACAGTGTATTACAATACCAAAAATCTCCAAAACACTGATAAGCAAATTGGGCATATCGAAAACTTAATTAATTCGTACTCTGCTCAGGCTCAAAAGGGAAACATTCCATTAAAAGATGTTGTTCGACTGCAATCGTTATATCTTAATTTTAAGAATGAACGAATGGAAGTTGTTAGTGCGAATATCGAAGAGCAGGCCAACTTAAAACTGCTTTTAAATGAAACTGAAAATGTTATTCCAATAGTAAGCAAAGACGATTCTGATAAATATTTAAAAACAATTGAATTCGATCTTAAAGGTTTTGAAGATGAAGCAATAGCTAATCGCCCTGATTATTTAGCTAAGCAAAAAGAAATTGATGCTAATGAACTGAATGTAAGATGGCAAAAATCGCTTTCTGTTCCAGATATTACTTTGGGAGCAAACTATGATCAGCGAAGTGGTGCATTTAATAGAGAAGCCAATGTAAGCGTTGGAATTCCTCTGCCTCTTTGGAATAAAAATAAAGGAAACATTAAGTA from Flavobacterium fluviale includes these protein-coding regions:
- a CDS encoding HAMP domain-containing sensor histidine kinase, whose amino-acid sequence is MTLKNRISLLVSLLFTILFGLASTVIFILYSNYRKEEFRERLEIKALSNIKLLVNVKQVDNQLLKIIDQNSINKLYDEKTLVFDSNYKLIYSSIDDAKINWSVDDLKYLKKNKTFFKKQGDYEVYGVFYDTNDKDFYALISATDDYGNRKLLFLRYTLVISYIFFTTICWLLTSFMVRKAMNPLNAFHQKIKNINENNLDTRIESKSSKDEIDLIADEFNFMMDRIEISYQRQKEFTANASHELRTPLSRMTSQIENAVSDPDIRPKSKSFLNALLTDVNHLSELINSLLILSKIDNSEADNHEVQRLDEILFSSIEKINKTFPDFVILFEMEESDNLDTALEINGNKNLLEIAITNVLKNAYIYSDNKQAQVKISTEDNLLLLSISNSGRTLSDFEQQNLFQPFMRGENAKGITGFGLGLRIVNRILSLHNSNITYSIPSDSVNLFRITFHN
- a CDS encoding TolC family protein, with translation MKKLYAFLLFAFLNQVVMAQKTVTLQDCESQFLKKNLFLLASQYNIDASKALTIQARIWDNPTISAELNAYNPERDKYFDIGKDGQKVFAIEQLIYLGGKKRNEVKLAQANEKLAELQFNDLLRNLKLQLRKSFFTVYYNTKNLQNTDKQIGHIENLINSYSAQAQKGNIPLKDVVRLQSLYLNFKNERMEVVSANIEEQANLKLLLNETENVIPIVSKDDSDKYLKTIEFDLKGFEDEAIANRPDYLAKQKEIDANELNVRWQKSLSVPDITLGANYDQRSGAFNREANVSVGIPLPLWNKNKGNIKYAETILEQSKIEKQNFELQLQTEITAAWTKWDESRQNYIVIKPTVNSDFEAVYNGMLTNFQKRNVSLLEFTDFMESYNQAIIQLNELKKKVVIAGEELNSTINKDLF